AATATATATAATCGTAAAGGTACAGTTTTGGCTGCTGTTTGTCATGGGGCATCAGCTTTTGTAAATGTGAAACAGCAAAACAAGTATATTCTAGATAAGGTAAACATTACAGGCTTTTCTAACGAAGAGGAACATATTTTTAAGAGCAAATGGCTTAACGAATTTCCTTTTTTATTAGAAGACGCTCTAAACGCAAAAGGAGCAATCTATCAAAAAAGTAGTTTTATGTTAGAAAACGTGGTCATTTCTGGCAAGTTTATAACAGGGCAAAATCCAGCTTCTACAAAAGCTTCGGCAGAGGCTGTAGTGAACGCCTTAGGAGTGAAACCTATGCGAAAAGATACTGGTAAGCAAGAGGAAACACTTGCATTCATAAAAAAGTTTGTCAATGGTCAGTTTTATTTGAATGCGGTTAACAATGAAAGAAAAGCGGACCAATATGATTATAAACTTATAGCAACTTACGGATTTATACTATTGCAAAACGCCAATGAAAATAATGATAAATTAGAAAAAGGGATGGAATTAATCACCTTTGCCAAACCTTATTTTTTTAATGAAAACTTTCAGTTGTTAGTAGCAAAATCTCAAATAAAAATTGGCTATTTGAAACAGGCTAAACAAACACTTGAAGAGCTAATTGAAAAAGATTTTTTAAAAAAGGAAGCT
The genomic region above belongs to Maribacter hydrothermalis and contains:
- a CDS encoding type 1 glutamine amidotransferase domain-containing protein, producing the protein MKNFIVLLLLSITASTFSQSNSKIQKKVLLVVSSYGKDDGLTRPGFEFEEFVDAYNIFTQNKVRVTVASPKGGSVIADKFDATKEKNKAFLTNENTASLLKQTVATSQINPSNFQAIYVIGGKGAMFDIPYDPSLHDIILNIYNRKGTVLAAVCHGASAFVNVKQQNKYILDKVNITGFSNEEEHIFKSKWLNEFPFLLEDALNAKGAIYQKSSFMLENVVISGKFITGQNPASTKASAEAVVNALGVKPMRKDTGKQEETLAFIKKFVNGQFYLNAVNNERKADQYDYKLIATYGFILLQNANENNDKLEKGMELITFAKPYFFNENFQLLVAKSQIKIGYLKQAKQTLEELIEKDFLKKEALALLNGITKS